In Cryptomeria japonica chromosome 10, Sugi_1.0, whole genome shotgun sequence, a genomic segment contains:
- the LOC131039371 gene encoding nuclear transport factor 2: MEAQQAIPVVVHPAQVVGNAFVTQYYNVLHQSPQMAYRFYQDCSKLGRPSTNGELLTVTTMEGINQMIMSLDYSDFKPVIKTIDSQESYSNGVLVLVTGSLSFQVSGTRMFTQSFFLAPQDKGYFVLNDVLRYMDEEPEQPKKDLDLVKGLTDKESTVSLSEPVVEPETVTENGHIDESPAVEQDSSVEEEFQSTEQVQIPEVSVVENETVTEQQTPPVNKPVNKPINNDVQTAQTAREAPAVVHDVVKKSYASIVKVMSENIAPVVAVQKPPTVRTVPLSVERQASNSTLPKAPATESSSPVPANGTDNSTSIDSEGNGCSIYIRNLPYNATATQLEEEFKKFGAIKPLGVQVRSKQGGFCYGFVEFETAASVQTALEASPITIGGRQAFVEEKRPSSGARGSATRGRPVPVRGAFRNDGNRGRGAYGGRGNGRGEFANRGDLGNRGRGNLSGRGNLSEDPEGFQRVEQFRNSGRGGRRGGGMVTSNGPRMGSVAA, from the exons ATGGAAGCCCAACAAGCCATTCCCGTTGTTGTACATCCTGCACAAGTG GTTGGGAACGCCTTTGTGACCCAGTATTATAATGTTCTTCATCAGTCACCACAAATGGCTTACAGATTTTATCAGGATTGTAGTAAACTTGGCCGTCCAAGCACAAATGGTGAATTGCTCACAGTAACTACCATGGAG GGTATCAATCAAATGATAATGTCTCTGGACTACAGTGATTTTAAGCCTGTGATCAAGACAATTGATTCACAGGAATCTTATAGCAATGGTGTATTGGTCCTGGTAACGGGATCGCTAAGCTTTCAAGTCAGTGGAACACGCATGTTCACCCAGTCCTTTTTCCTTGCTCCTCAGGACAAGGGTTATTTTGTATTAAACGATGTTTTAAGATATATGGATGAAGAGCCAGAGCAACCAAAGAAGGATCTTGATTTGGTCAAGGGACTTACAGACAAGGAATCCACTGTTTCACTCTCTGAGCCAG TTGTTGAGCCCGAGACGGTGACTGAAAATGGTCATATAGATGAATCCCCAGCAGTAGAGCAGGATTCCTCAGTTGAGGAAGAGTTTCAGTCCACAGAGCAAGTGCAAATTCCAGAAGTATCTGTTGTTGAAAATGAAACTGTAACTGAACAGCAGACCCCACCTGTCAACAAACCTGTCAACAAACCTATCAACAATGACGTTCAAACTGCACAAACTGCACGTGAAGCACCAGCTGTTGTCCATGATGTTGTGAAGAAATCGTATGCATCAATT GTTAAGGTGATGTCGGAAAATATAGCACCTGTTGTTGCAGTTCAGAAACCTCCTACGGTGAGAACTGTACCATTAAGTGTTGAGCGCCAAGCAAGTAATTCAACTCTGCCAAAAGCACCTGCTACTGAGTCATCTAGTCCGGTTCCTGCCAATGGAACTGATAACAGTACATCAATTGATTCCGAAG GAAATGGATGCTCTATCTATATCAGAAACTTACCTTATAATGCTACTGCAACTCAACTCGAGGAGGAGTTCAAGAAGTTTGGAGCAATTAAGCCTTTAGGTGTTCAAGTTAGGAGTAAG CAAGGCGGTTTCTGCTATGGTTTTGTTGAATTTGAAACAGCAGCCTCTGTACAAACAGCACTGGAG GCATCCCCTATTACTATTGGTGGAAGGCAAGCATTTGTAGAGGAGAAGAGGCCATCTTCTGGTGCTAGAGGTTCAG CAACTCGAGGACGGCCTGTTCCTGTCAGAGGTGCTTTCAGAAATGATGGAAATAGGGGACGCGGTGCTTATGGTGGTCGAGGGAATGGAAGAGGTGAATTTGCAAATAGAGGTGATCTTGGAAACAGGGGTCGGGGTAATTTATCTGGACGTGGCAATCTTTCCGAGGACCCAGAAGGATTCCAAAGGGTTGAACAATTTCGAAATAGTGGAAGAGGTGGTAGGCGAGGTGGTGGTATGGTCACAAGCAATGGGCCTAGGATGGGTTCTGTAGCTGCATGA